Genomic window (Candidatus Rokuibacteriota bacterium):
GGAGCCTCCCGACGTCTCGCCGTCGTCGCCGTAGACGAACACGAGATCGATGTCGGAGGAATAGTTGAGCTCGTCGCCGCCCAGCTTGCCCATGCCGATGACGGCGAGGCCCGCCGGCGTCCCGTCCTGCCCCCATGGCGCGCCGTAGCGCTGGCGGAGATCCGCCTCCGCCCAACGCCACGCGGCCGAGAGGCAGACGTCGGCCATGCGGGAAAGCTCCTCCGTCGTCACGGTCAGGTCGGCGTCGCCCAGGATGTCGCGGCAGCCGATGCGAAGGAGCTGGCGGTACTTGAAGCGGCGGAGCGCGTTCCACCGTGCTTCGGGGCGGTCGAAGGCCCGGGCGCTCTGCTCGAGCTCGGCCTCGAGCTCGTCGGCGAGCCACTGGCGCATGGTGCCGGGCTCGAGGAGCCACGACAAGAGCGTCGGCCGGCGGCGGAGCGTGTCGGCCAGGAACTGGCTCGTGCCGCCGAGCTTGGCGACGAGATGGACGGCGCCGGGATGCGAGCTCAGGAGCCGGAACAGCGCGGCGCGCTCGCCTTGAGCCGCCAGGCGCTCGAGGTTGTTGAGCGCCATGTCGGGGTCGGGCGCCTCCGACATCTCCTTCAAGAGTCTTGGGAGGACCGGCCCGAGAAGCTCCGCGTCCAGCGGGTCCGGCGTCAGCGCGTGGAGGTTGGCGAGCGCGCCGCGCGGGTCGGCGAATCCCAGCCGCTTGAGCTCGCTGAGCGCCTTCTTGTCGTCGGCCGGGACGGCGAAAAGATGCTTCACGCGGGCTAGATCGCCGATTCGCCCTTTTCGCCGGTGCGAATGCGGATGGCCTCGCCCATGGGCATGACGAAGACCTTGCCGTCGCCGATCGAGCCCGTGCGCGCGGCGGCCGCGATGGCCGCGACCACCTTGTCCACGATCTGGTCCGCCACGACGAGCTCGATCTTGACCTTGGGCAGGAAGTCGATGGTGTACTCGGAGCCGCGGTAGAGCTCCGTGTGCCCCTTCTGTCGCCCGAACCCGCGCACCTCGGTCACGGTCATCCCGATGATCCCGAGCTCCGTCAGCGCCTCCTTGACGTCGTCGAGCTTGAACGGCTTGATGATCGCTTCGATCTTCTTCATCGCGACCTCCGTGACGGCCTGGCGCCCTGCGGGCGGAGCACCTTCTTGTAGAGCTGCGCGTATTCGCGGGCCGAGGCGTCCCACGAGAAATCCTCGGTCATGGCGTTCTTGACGAGAGCACCCCAGAGCTCCGGCCGGCGGAAGGCGGCCGCCGCGCGCCGGACGGCGTCCAGCAGCGCGTCCACCGAGAGCGCGTCGAATAGGAACCCCGTGCCGGTGCGGCGGGCCGGATCGAACTCCGTCACCGTGTCCGCCAAGCCGCCGGTGCGCCGCACCACAGGCAGGGCGCCATACCGCAGCGCGATCAGCTGCGCGAGCCCGCACGGCTCGTAGCGGGACGGCATGAGAAAACAGTCCGCCCCCGCGTACATCCGCGAGGCGAGCTCCGGATCGTAGCCGATGCGCACGGCGACCGTGCCCGGGTGGCGCGCGGCCGCCTCGATCCAGGCTTCCTCGAGGGACGCTTCGCCCGAGCCGAGGAGCGCGACCCGGCAGCCGGCGTCCAGCATGCCGGGCAGGCTTTCGAGCGCCAGGTCGAGACCCTTCTGCCCGGCGAGCCGCGTGACCATGGCAACGAGCGGCCCCGGCGCGTCGTTGAGCCCAACGTCGCGGAGCCCGAGCTCGCGGCGCAGGGCCTCGCGGCAGGCGACCTTGCCTTCGGGCTCCCCCGACGAGTACGGGCGCGGCAGCGCGGGGTCCTTCGCCGGGTTCCACTGCTCGTAGTCGATGCCGTTGACCACGCCGTGAAGATCCTGGGCGCGCTCCTCGAGCACGCCCTCGAGCCCGTTGCCGAATTCCGTCGTGCGGATCTCGGCGGCGTACGTGCGGCTGACCGTGGTCAGCAGGTCCGAGAACACGAGCCCGCCCTTCAGGAAGTTGAGCTTGCCGTAGAACTCGAGCCCGGCAGGGGTGAAGACGTCCCAGCCGAGGCCGGTCATGGGCATGTCGTGGTGCCAGAAGACGCCCTGGTAGGCCAGGTTGTGGATGGTGAAGACCGTGGCGGCGGCTCTGAGCGCCGGGTGGTCGCGGTAGAGCGTGCGGAGGTAGACGGAGATGAGCCCGGTCTGCCAG
Coding sequences:
- a CDS encoding P-II family nitrogen regulator, translated to MKKIEAIIKPFKLDDVKEALTELGIIGMTVTEVRGFGRQKGHTELYRGSEYTIDFLPKVKIELVVADQIVDKVVAAIAAAARTGSIGDGKVFVMPMGEAIRIRTGEKGESAI
- the glgA gene encoding glycogen synthase GlgA — encoded protein: MAQRLRVLLVASEASPFAKTGGLGDVAAALPRALRALGHDVRILMPRYRGVERHASGIRTVVPRLEVPVGDRRVESALLATETSAGVPVYFLQQDQYFDRDGLYGTGDGDYSDNCERFVFFCRGTLEALIALDGEGREAWRPQIIHANDWQTGLISVYLRTLYRDHPALRAAATVFTIHNLAYQGVFWHHDMPMTGLGWDVFTPAGLEFYGKLNFLKGGLVFSDLLTTVSRTYAAEIRTTEFGNGLEGVLEERAQDLHGVVNGIDYEQWNPAKDPALPRPYSSGEPEGKVACREALRRELGLRDVGLNDAPGPLVAMVTRLAGQKGLDLALESLPGMLDAGCRVALLGSGEASLEEAWIEAAARHPGTVAVRIGYDPELASRMYAGADCFLMPSRYEPCGLAQLIALRYGALPVVRRTGGLADTVTEFDPARRTGTGFLFDALSVDALLDAVRRAAAAFRRPELWGALVKNAMTEDFSWDASAREYAQLYKKVLRPQGARPSRRSR